Part of the Gavia stellata isolate bGavSte3 chromosome 25, bGavSte3.hap2, whole genome shotgun sequence genome is shown below.
AAAGTCAAAGATATTGTTAAGAAAAATGGGGGAAGGGCCAGAGGAGCATACTATTCTTGACAGTGTCCGTCGTTTCTCTGGCTTAGAAAGAAGCATTGTATTTGGTATTATTCCTCAATCCTTTCCGTTTCAGAAAGAACTTTTAACAAATATATTGGTCTGTGTAGCATCCAGAGCTAATTTGAATCTACACTTGTTATTGGATAACTGAGAACAGGTAACCATATTAGATCCCAACAAGGCCCTGACAGGTCAATGGTTATGTATGTTTGAAATTTTTAACTCTACAACTGAAGCAGAAGGATTTCCTTTGTAATGGCTGGTCCTCTCTAAAAGCCCAGACGTTCTTGGGAAGCCTCTACAGTCTGTTTTAAATCAAATGCAAAGTTTCGTtaatgcagagaaaagaaatgctttgaacGTCAGTAGAATTGCATCATTCGCTGAAGGCTCCTTTCAAGGACTTGCAAAACCTGATGTTCAGCCTTTGACTGCATGCAGGTGCATTGCCAATTGAAAGTCACTGTGCCAAGACAGGAATCGTGGAAGACTTTCTAGCTTTCACCAGCTCGCTCCCATAGTCATAGTACTGCTCAGAAAAGGTACCACAAACAGCCTACACCTCCAGCATTAGaagccatttttttaaaagacaggcTCTATTCAGGTATCTAGGAAAGTAAAAATTGGGCATTCTGTCCATGTTTTAGctaagaaatataaataaatggcTTTTACAGAAGTAGTTTCCCCACTCAATTTCAGCACCAGTCAGTATGGGTTAGAAGAACACTGTTGCTCCAAAGAGGAGCTTTAATGGAAGAACGAAAACCTTCCATAACAGCCCTTAGATACCAACGGCATTTTTTGTCTTGGTTTCAGACATGCTGGTTAAATAAAACTCTCTATACAGAGTTAGATGCAAAGGACTTTTGAAAGACAGATCCAAAACTCCTAAAACTGGGTATCCAAAATTGAAGGCTGGTTGAAACCAAACCATTTTGCTTTCCACCACAAAATGACCTGTGGTTCATTTGGTTTGGAAGGACAGTCTGATATCCTCCTAGTGTGATTATAAAGCACCAGTGATTTAACTGAATGTGCTTACAATAAGGAGAAGACCTTATACACAGCTGGAATCGCCCTCCAAATAAATTTGCCCTTAGGTTGTCAAACCTATTAGCTTAAAAATTCTTGcttttctaacttttttccttaatcaATATACAAGGAAAGACTATCCCCATGGTTCCTTTCATAACCCCCTTTCATAACCTCAACCCTTAATCATGCCATGCCTATCCTGTGAATGTAAACATTTATATAATAAAGTTTAATGTGATGACCAACTGGTATGTTTGCTTCTCATTCCGCTGCTTCTGTAAATGAGGTATTTTCAACATTCCCTGTTGAGACAAACACTGTACCCTGGGGTGTGAACCTCAGCTTAACCCCTTAGTGCCACCTCCTTGTACAGCCTTTCCTGGTGACTTTGCATGTTCAATAGGCAGGGTTCGACATTTCACAAGTGGTGAAAATTCAGCCTGTCCCACATTACTCCAGCTTCCTGGGTATGACACAAGGCTGCAAGTGGAAGTTGCCTCAGATTCTCCATTTGCttaataaaagcagaacaggAATTCCACGTGGAACAAAGTAGTGGATTTATTAAGAGTCCATCCACCATCCTCACACTTTGGCACACCACTTAAGgctgtttaaaaataccataaatgaacagaaaaagcacacaGCTAAAACCCAACCTATTTTCTGACTACAGGATAGAAGGCATTTAACCCTCCCTGTTCCACCATTGCTAGGAATTCCAGAAGTACCAGGAACTGTAGGTGGTTGCACAACAGATTTCAGCTCAGTTGAGTTTCCTTACAACAGCCCCTAGCACATTTCCAACACAACTGACTCTTACAGCTGGGCCTTGACACTTTCATCATTATCAGCTGAATGGGGGCAAAGAAAGGATTTACACCATCTGGGAATTACTCAGATGGACACTTCCCAAATTTCCCAGGCAAATGCCCCTGTTTTCCTCACAGAGTTTCTGATTCTCCAAAGTTGTCCCCAAACTATTCTGTGCCTTGAGAATGGCACTGGATTTTCCTCATGGCGCTCACTTCTCCACATTTCTCagtagcttttttcccccccactcagccttttttggtgcttttcatttcatcatGCCCGAGAGAGGTTTGATCAGCCCATAATCCATGCACCTTGTGAGGCAATCACGTGCTACATTAATGATGTGCTGCTTCTTGGGGTCATCTTCTTGCTTGGCAATGTATGTCAGAATCTCTAGGAGCTCCGTCTCCACCAGCTTCTTCGCTAGGTCTTTGTCAGCACTGATTAAGTTGAAAGCGATGACCAGTCCTCGGTGCTGTACTTCCATGTTATCGTGCAAGCAGAGCCTCTGCAGGATTTCAAGCCACTGGGTAGTCTTCGAGGGAAAGAGATCATTAGTATTGATCTGAAGAATACCTCAACCAAAAATGTGAGTTTGACAAAGCATTTCTCAGCAGAAGGAAGCTCAGGGACTCATGTCAGGTACGGTTATTTGACTCTTTAACTAAGGAAACCTGACTCCAAACTTTTGAACTCCATTTTTGTTATGCTAAAGTCAGAAGCTTTCATGGCACCGGCACCACATGGAACATGTTTCATGTTTAGGCTGCTGCATAATCTCTGTGCAAAGAATCTCATCAGAGTATTGACACAGCTGAGACAACCAGAAGCAGACCACTCACTCCCCCCACTGATTTTCCTGAGCCCCTCCTTTGGCTTGATTAATCATTTTTATTCTAACAAGCCCCAGTGTCCAACACCAGCTTGTGTGCAACATAACAGGCTTCATGAGTTCTCAACCACAGCTCTTCACAGATATTCAGCTATGCGGGGTCTGAGTTCTCAGGACCCACAGATCTGTGCAGAAAATTGAGATGTTTTGGGATCTGTAAAGCTCAATAGGTTATCTGTGAAGCTCTTCTCATTTCTGGGTGAAACAAGGTTTGGATTTCAGGTTATTTATCAAAAGCTTTAAGGGCCTACAGAATAATATTCTGCATTCCTAACCTTGCTTGACAGTTAGCATCCTGGACTTAGCTTGAGGAATagctatataaaaatgtttcGGCTCTGAGATGAAGTCTAGTATAACAAGGTGGGCTGGTTTACTTTGTGCAGGGATGGATTAGGAGCATGCACACCCAGGTCTCAGCTTCCCCACTAAGTTCCTCGCTATCAAACCGGTGGGCTACATCTTCCTTTTGAGAGGCATTTTTATGACTGAGCCAGACCCCTTCAAGGGTATGTCTACACTGCCAATAATCAGAGTTACGGTCTTACCACTTCAGTCGTCTTGGAGCAGAGTTTCTTTTGTGCTGCTGTAAGCATGGCCAGGGCTCCTGCCGCTGCAACCTGGACTTTCTCATCATCCTCACCACACAGTAACACCACCAACTTCAGCCGGTCATTTCCATCAGCCACAAACCGCTCTTGAACCTAAAAAAAGCCCCATGATATCCAGAGAGAGCATATTCAGGAATGCCTCATGGCAGCGGCTCACAAACCGGTGCACGCAGTCAAGTCCGAGATGCCCAGTGAGTTACCTCCTTGTTGACCACCAGGTTGCACATGCACTCTGTGGCTGCCTGTCGAAGTTGGTCGTGGTTCTCAAACATGTAGTTTTCAATATCTGGCAGGGCCCTCTCTTTGACTATCTTCATCCTGTGTTGAAGAGcagtcaaataaaaatacatccTGGGACAAGCAATAACCAACTTACAAAATATTAACTGCAGACGGGGAAAGCCCTGAAACAAATCAGTGTCTGCAGCACTGGAGCTCATGACATGTGGTTCATTCCCTATCTAATGCAGATTAGGTTCATGTCTTTCCTCTTTCTAGAGGAAAATGTGCCACTCTCCTCTTTCTGGCtattttattaatcttttaGTTCTGAGGCCTTTGCAGCTCTGCCAAAGGTAACTCAAACTGACCAATCTTCATAGTCCCACAAGAAAAGTGTTGAACTGAAATTCACATTCAcccctggggaagaaaaaaggtcaAAATGTGTGGAcgaagcattgtgggacatggtttaatgggcatggtggtgtttgctggttgatggttggacttgatgatcttacaggtcttttccaaccttagtgattctgtgattccgtgaaaAAGCAGTTAAACTCACCTAAGTTTATCACTTCTTCCTGAAAAGTTAGTGAGACCTAATAGAGCCTCGTAATTCTGGAGGCCATCTCTCTCTGTGTTCAGCAGGCTGACGAGGGGCCTCACCACCTCGTACACCTAAGAACAGAAGACATGTCACCGCTTTTCCAGCTCTTGGATCTTGGCAATTTTCATTTGCTACAGGAATtatccagatttttttaattctttttttttaagcttaccCTCTCCCCTGGGAATGCCATGTCTGGATTGGAGATAGCAGCAATTTTTGCCAGAGCATGAGAAGCCTTTATCTTGCCAACTTCTGTGCCTTCCACAGCCAGAGGTATCAGGGCCTGGTGACACACAGGAAAGCATTCAGTGTTCTGAGAATGTTTACAGGATTGCCTTAATATActaaaataagttaaaaatatCCCAAAGATGTGTCTGTTGAAGAAATAGGTCTGGACTGTAGCCCACAGTGATGTCTTGCTTTTGTTCTCAAATAGGCACCGCAGCAGAGCTTGTAGCTCACACACAGCTGTTTCAAGAAGATTTCTTCATTGGAGGCTTGCAGAGATAGGACTGGAGCATCAGTCTGGGCCCCAGGGGCTACAGCTCATGCTTTTCTGTCACCTTCCCTCACTGTAGATGTGTTGCAGGTTCCAAACAGACATTAACTGCGCATCAGGTTGGGCTACACACATAAAAGTAATCACCTTTCCACCGCCTTGAGCGACAATGGTCCCGCGGTCCTTGGGGTCTTCACACAAGGCAAGAAACACCCTGCAGAAGCACAGCATCACTTAGCGAAACAGCCACGCGGGACGGCAATAACCCACATCCCTCGTGGAAGGGGGCTAAGGCTTTGCAGGAGTGCCAGATCCACTGGGTAAATTCCAGATGTGTAACCCAGTGCCCACAGCACTCCAGGAGGAAGCAACAAATGGCACAGTAAAAAGTTTCCAGGCCTGGAAGATGAACTctattccagccaaaaccagtacagagGACTAGAAATTCAAAACGCATCCTAGCAAGGCAGCCCTGTAAGCCAGCTTCAAGGTCAGAACGTGGCTTTTTATGACATTGCTTAAGAAAATCTTTGgttttaaatcttttctccACCTCCCTTTCATCCCTCCCCCACAGGCAGAATGCACCACCCCTGGAACAAGGAGCCAGCCCAGGCGCCCATCTCAGTGGCACAGGGACTGGCCAGCACACCCAGCTCCCGCAACAGCAATGAAGGCACCTGGCGATGAGCTCCTTGCTCTGGTCCGTCAGTATGGCACTGTCCGCCCTCACCATGCAGGCCAAGGCAGAGACGACACCAGCTTTCAGCAGCCGCTTCACCCGCTTCACCACAAAATCCTTCTTGTCCTGAGGAGGGACATTGGAAAGGGATTAGCCCCTTAGCAGCTGCCATCTGCTAACTACAGCCAAGCCTGGATGGAGAGCAAAGCAATTTCAGCCTCGGCGACAGGAGACCTGAGGTCTGTGACAATGGATACACCAAAGAATCTTCAGATCCGAGCatctcctcccagctccccagctgtAGACAACCTACTTTCGGATGCTCCTCAGGCACATGCTGCTTGGAGAATTTTGCCAGTTGCACCAGCTCTGGGACCAGCTCCTTGGTATCATAGCTGTTGGTACAGTTCACCAGTGCAGAAGCCACAGAATACAAGATAGTCTTGTCGCTTGTCTAcgcagaaaaataaaagcttatgtGAGGGTGAGGAagacatggcaagaaaacaGGTCCCTTAGGACTGCCATCATGGTGGTTTGCACTAGCTGAAGTGTTCTTAGGCTTATTTCCAGCTTTATAGCCCAGggcagggaaaagcaaaaggttTTATGGTCAAACAGGCTGCTTGACATCATCAGATGCTGTCAACACCTTGATGCCTTTAGTTTTCATGCAGTTGCTGACAGTAAAGGTTAAAGCAACCTTCCTCAGCCTTGGGAGGAAAGCAGGATAACAACCTTGAGGTGTCTCTGTGGCACAGGCAAAACTAGAGGTGAGGGGTTGGGGTCacatctcctcctgcctggggaGACAGTGTTGGGCTGGAGAGCTAGGAGAACTTGATGCTACTAGAGGAATGAGGGAAGAAGGTGAGGAGATAGACCTTGGCTAAGTCAAACATAGCTTGCAGCGCTGGCTCATCTTCGACAAAGTCATCTTTCACATCTGCATCGAGGGTTAGATATGCCAGCCCTTCCACAGCCCACTTCCTCGTCCGGGCATCAATGCTGGTGTTGCACAACCacctgaaagagagaaaaacatccACATTTCTATCTCAGGAGCCAGGACTAATTTCTTTGGgtgaagagggaggaaaaacagaTCTTGAGACCCCAACATGTACTCAGGCTTTGCTGCAGCTCCTAAAGACTGTGGGTGCTTCCCTTGAGACATGACCTTCCTCCCATGGCCCAACTTAAGGGATCTAAACGCTGCAGGGAAAGACAGACCAGGGCAGCTAGTCAGCACTGCTCTGCCGCCACCATCACGTGAAACACGTGATGCACTGCTACCAGTGCCAGCAGCACTGATCACCCATTCAGTCACTTCTAACTTCATCCCACCTCCTTAGTTAGTCCACCTGGTAAATTCACCTTCAAGAGGTACTTTTGCATATCCTAGACAGCACTTGACCATGCTGTACCATTCTGGCAAAGAGGGAGGGACCGTGTCTGGTCTCTCACGTGGGAAGTGAGAAAGGGAGAAGGCTTATCTGGATATCGAGGCAGAGACAGTTGCCTGAGGCACGGAAGAGCTCCAGGTCCCAGTGCAATGGCTCTGGGGGCACTGTCAGCTGTCAGGCAGCAACAGTAAATGAAGGCAACGTGCAGGCAGGATCTCTGGGGAAAGGAGCATACTGTATTTCGCAAAGTATGgaacaacagaaggaaaaagtaaaatcacTCACTTTCGGCACTGCTTGGCTAACTTCTCGGTAGACCCCTCAGCAAACTGCCGCAGTCCATAATCTGTACCTCCTGCTGAGCCCAGCTTGCAGAGACCCTGAGGAGAATGAAGAGGATACACCAGTGAGAAAGGTTCATTAATCCTCTAGTATTGCTGCCCCAAATCAGCCTAATCCCATATCTAAAGTCTGAAGTCAGGTCTAACAAAGAGGAAGCATCCTAATACCCAGTAGATCATTCAGCTTTTAGCACAGCGAAGAGGTTTTACACTCTTATCAGATGTCTTTAATGGAATATTAACCAGTTTTGCCTTCAAAGTTACCAATAATCCATGTGCTCGCTCCTCTGGTCTGccatctcctccttccttgcAGGGAGAAGCACCATAGGCCATCCCCTGTCTGAGGTGAGTGAACCCAACACGTTCCCAGGACCACCTCCCTCTCCCAAGTCCAGGGTTAAGCTGGTGAGTGTGGCAGGTGATAAGAGATACGTGCTGCCATCCTTACCACCAGGGCTCGGATTTTGATCTTCTCATTCTTGGTCTTCTTGTAGATCTCCTTCAGGAGCGTCACCCCGTTGGAGATGATGAAGGTGGCCCGGCTCAGCTTGGTGGAGGCATGGATGAGGGCTTCCACAGCCACCAGCTGGTCAATCTCCCTCTCGGACCCACACAGGGCAACCATCATCTCCATGACTCCCTTCATGCCAAGCAGCTTGTTGCCCAAGTCAAAGGGCCCTTGCAGAACACCAGACACCATCTGGATGGCATGGAGTGTTTTATCCATGTCCTGTGGGTCGATTTTGCTCCTGCATGGGATAGAGGGAGTCAGTGTGTGGAAGAGTAGTTGCTTACACTTCTCATTCCCTTGAGCAGGGAACGTCCTCCTTCAGATTGTGAACTGAGCTCCACTGCCGAAATATATAGGTATctgggacacagctgagcccaaaTCCATGCGAAGGCTGTGATCCAGCAGGTAAGAGTACAATGTGAGGATCTGAGGATCCCAGCTGAAGGATTCAGCAGGATCTCAAGCAAATCATTATCTCCCAGGGCCTCAATTTGGCACCTAAGTGGACTGCAAGTGCCTCATCTCATCCTTAAGAcctcctgctcctgtgcctCTGGGCCAGCTCAGCCCTGACTCACTTGATGTACTCCTCGCAGATCACCCGGTAGTTGTCACGCTCCGGGTCGCAGCGCAGGTCATCGTAGAGTTTATTTAGGAGGACGGAGGCAGTCAGCTGGGTGTTCTCTGTCAGTGGCAGGCAGTCAGGCATCTCAGGAATCTGGCCCACCactttcagtatcttttttaaGCCTGGAAACAATGGAGTGATacagctgctggaggggagagggtcTGTACAAAACTCAAGATACTATTTGTTGGTTTCTTGCAGTGAAATAGCCAGCCTGGACAGTTTTCAATTACTTTGCAGCCTAATCACATAAGCCTGAAACAAAGACGACACTCAGATGTTTACTGGGGAGGAGTTCTGCTGGTGAGATTACAGGTTTGCAGCATCAGGCTTTTATCCAGCTCTCAGAGCGAGATAAGCAAAACTGCATTTGGTCGCTGGCTGGATCAGTTATTTTTGTCAGGAGGCATTAAACCTACTGACCTCCAAGGCTGGAGGCTTTGACTGAGGAAATGTCACTGATTTTCAAGTGATTCTGGATGTCTTAACCCTCCTTTTGCTAAAGTGTTATTAAATAACTTCTACCAAAATGGGAACACACATACGCATTGGAATTAGTATAAAAACACACCCCACACAAATCCCTCACCCCATTCCACTTTTAGAAATGACCGGTTTAAGGATCCAGCAAGCTCGGTAGGTGCTCATCTCATCCTAAGCTAGACAATTTATCCGAGCCGAATCCTCCTAACATTAGCAAGTACGTTGGAATAAACTAACCAGAGAAGTTAAGTCAGTCctttagaaactgaaaaattcttGTTCTcatacacaattttttttctcttaatccTGTTTCCTGCTAATAAGTCTAACTTTGCTCCAGGCTTGCATGCACCCAAAAACCTGGAGAGGACTTATTTTAGAGAGGATCAGTTCTACAGGTATTCAGGCAAGAATACTCAGCTCCACATCTCCCAAACCAGAACAGGATGGAAGGGAAGGACTCACCATTGTCGATGACAAAGATGGTCCTGCTGTTGTCATGGTCTTTCAGGTCCTTCCTCGGTGTATTCTTGTTGAGGAGGTTGAGAGCTCGGTCTCGCCCTTGCCCAGATACCTTCTTACTGACCAGCATATCCAGCAAACGCATTGTGATCATCCTCAAGTCTTTTTTAGTATCTACACAGAAGCAAGACAGTAGCAGCCAGTTACAAGAAATTATCTTCAAAAGCAGGTGAACCCAGTGAAAACCATCCAAAGCCATCGCGTGGCTGGAACGTAGGTATTTAAGTTAACACCATGAGGATAAGAGCTGTGTGCAGGCTGTTACCCTGGACAGCTGAAGGGTAAAGTCCCCACGTCACCAAAGAACAAGGACATCCCAGGAGCGGAGCCCTCCCTGCTCGCCCCACTTCTCCTCCAGCAAGACTGAAGGACCACCAGGTCATGCACCCTTACCTAGCACTACAGCCTCCTCCTTCCCGCGATGCTCCTCTTTCCCCTGGCCCAGCAAACAGTCAGTGATGGTCTGCAGGAGGTTGCAGACAGCCAGGGAGATTTCTTCATTGTCTACAGACATCCACATACAAATGTTGTCAATGCCCAGGTAATGGAGAATGGCGGTGGCCTGGCCCCAGAAAGGAGAGAGCAGGGCAGCTGTTAGCAAGGGGAATGAGCCTTTCCTTCCTGCATGATTTAGAAAGGTCAGCCTCAGCTTGtacaaagaaagtattttcctgGTTGAATCCTGAGTCAGTACAAGGcagagttttgcttttcattcttattttcatttataaaaagaCAACTCCTAAAATCTAGATTTGCCAGTACTGCAACAGACCATTTCCAACGAGGATGTTGAGATGAGCGT
Proteins encoded:
- the UNC45B gene encoding protein unc-45 homolog B — encoded protein: MEDPIQLKEEGNKYFQASNYEKAVQSYTQAIKLNKDKALQAVLYRNRAACFLKKEEYAKAASDASRAIDINASDIKALYRRSQALEKLGKLDQAFKDAQKCATIEPRNKNFQETLRRLGADIQEKLRVQFSTDLRVQKMFEILLDENSEKEKREKAANNLIVLGREEAGAERIFQNNGVSLLLQLIETKNAELILAAVRTLSGMCTGHKARATAILHYLGIDNICMWMSVDNEEISLAVCNLLQTITDCLLGQGKEEHRGKEEAVVLDTKKDLRMITMRLLDMLVSKKVSGQGRDRALNLLNKNTPRKDLKDHDNSRTIFVIDNGLKKILKVVGQIPEMPDCLPLTENTQLTASVLLNKLYDDLRCDPERDNYRVICEEYIKSKIDPQDMDKTLHAIQMVSGVLQGPFDLGNKLLGMKGVMEMMVALCGSEREIDQLVAVEALIHASTKLSRATFIISNGVTLLKEIYKKTKNEKIKIRALVGLCKLGSAGGTDYGLRQFAEGSTEKLAKQCRKWLCNTSIDARTRKWAVEGLAYLTLDADVKDDFVEDEPALQAMFDLAKTSDKTILYSVASALVNCTNSYDTKELVPELVQLAKFSKQHVPEEHPKDKKDFVVKRVKRLLKAGVVSALACMVRADSAILTDQSKELIARVFLALCEDPKDRGTIVAQGGGKALIPLAVEGTEVGKIKASHALAKIAAISNPDMAFPGERVYEVVRPLVSLLNTERDGLQNYEALLGLTNFSGRSDKLRMKIVKERALPDIENYMFENHDQLRQAATECMCNLVVNKEVQERFVADGNDRLKLVVLLCGEDDEKVQVAAAGALAMLTAAQKKLCSKTTEVTTQWLEILQRLCLHDNMEVQHRGLVIAFNLISADKDLAKKLVETELLEILTYIAKQEDDPKKQHIINVARDCLTRCMDYGLIKPLSGMMK